DNA from Fibrobacter sp. UWB15:
ATAAAACGAGATTTACCCATAGGGGCCTCCACTAAGAAGTATTGAGCTAAAAATAGTTTTTTTATGGGCTAAAAGCAAAAAAAACGCCCTGTAAACGGGCGTTTTCAAAAGCAGTAAAACTGTTTTTTTTATTTCGCAGGTACAGCGATGGGCGTAATCTTCCAAAGGGCTTTTACACCGGCTGCGACCACGAGACTCTGGGGCGGAGCATAGGGATCTTCTTCAGTGGGGAAGTTCGTCCAATGCTTGGTCGAGAACTGGTAGTACTGCGTCGGGCGGTACATCACCGGAATCACCGGAATCGTTTCCATGAAGATGCGGTTCAGTTCACGGTAGGCCGTAATCAGGTCCTTCTCGTTGGTGAGGGCGGGAATCTTCTGGAGCAGTTTGTCGGCTTCTTCGTTCTTGTAGCGACCTTGGTTGGCAAAGGCTTCTTCACCGATTTCCTTGAAGGAAACGGAACCCATGACTTGGTCGAAGCGGTTCCAGGGGGAGGCTGCAGAAAGTTCTGCCGTCTGAGTTTTCATGGCAAGGTCGAAGGTGCCCAGTCTCAGGTTCTTGTCCCATACGCTATAGTCTACAAACTTTTCTTCGGCGGTAAGACCGATTTCGTGTAGCGATTCCACAATAACCTTGATGGCATCTTCCCAGTCGGTCCACCCCTGCGGACATTCGATGGTGAAGTTGCGGACGGGCTGCTTCTTCTTGTCGATCAGCTTGCCGCTTTCGTCCCAGGAGTAACCTGCGGCGGTCAAGATAGACTTGGCTTTTTCGATGTCGTAGGCGTAGCCGTACTTGTCAGCATCTTCCTTGTTGAAGAACTTGGATTCGGTGCCGAAGGGCAGGATGAATCCCGGTTGAATGACGGGGGTGTAGTTCGAAACGGCGCGAGCCTTGATCTTCTCGAAATTGATGGCATGCATCATGGCACGGCGGAGAGCCACGTCATTGAAGGGAGCGCTCTGATGTGCGATGAGAAGAGTCGTGATGGACCCAGGGAGGTGGTACGGTTCGTTGCGGCTCCAGGCGCGGATGCTGTCCTTGGCTTTGTCCCAAATGCGGGGCAGGAACACCGACGAAATGTCCAAGTTGCCCTTGGTCATGGCGCTGTTGAAATGGTTATTTCCGTTGTAGAGGGAATGAATGATGTACTTGGGAGAGGGCTTCTTGCCGTTATGCTTGTAGTTGCCCCAGTATTTGTCGTTACGTTCCAATACAATCTGTTCGGGGGAATAGGTCTTGATGTTGTACGGACCTGAAACGATCGGCATGGAATCGTTCTTGAAGGCGGTAATGTGGCTCATGTCGTATTTCTTGCCGGACTTCGCCCCCTGGACAAGGGGCTCAAAGACTGTTTTGGGCAAAATGGACGTTTCCGCAAGAGCGTTCAGGATGATTAAGGGATTCTTGTTCTTGCCAAAGTGGAAGGAAATGTTGTTGTCGCCGTCATCGGTGATTTCGCTCAAGAATTCCCAGTTGCCATGACGCGGAGTGGGAAGTATGGAGTCTATCTTGAAGGTGTATAAGACATCGCTAACGGTAACGGGCTTGCCGTTACTCCATTTGGCCTTGGGGTCAAGATGAACGGTAATTTTGTCTTCGCTGCTGGTGTAACTGTCGGCCAGCATGGGTTCCAATTCGCCACTCAATTGGTTATAGGCAAGCAAAGCTTCATAGGTGATTCTGCAGTTGCCATCAATGGGGAAGTTGGGGTCGTAGTCCAGCGGGTTAAACGTAGAAGGAGGCGCCCAGTCGAAACCGCCGATATACAGAGTTTCGCTGCGGTTGTATTCCGATTCCACCTTTTCGGGAGTAGCCTTGCTTTCTTCGTTACATGCGACTAAGAACAAGGCACCGAGGGTGGTTGCCAAAGTGAAAAATCTCGATGCATGAGTTTTAACCGAGCATCCCAAAGAATTCTTTATATTCCCATAATCCATACCTTAAATTTAGTGTGTTTTAGACAAAAAAACCACCAAAATTTATTTACAAGAGTTAAAAAGTACCCGTTTCAAGGGTGTTTTTTATGTTATAATGAAAATCCGTACAATAGGCGTTTCGGAGAAGCGCTGAATAACGTATGATTCAGGATAAACGGTGTGCCGGCGCCACCCGGAGTGCTGAACTTTTGTTCTTTTTTTCCGGTTTTGAGGGATATCCCAATGACTTCGTTTCCTTGGTCAATCCAGGCAAAGCCGTCTTTAACGAATGGCTTGGGGAAAATGGCGTTCTTGCCGGAGAATTTCCATAGGGGAGCTCCGGCTTCGGTGTAAAGCAAAATGGATTGGTCCGAAAGACCCACGAGGATTTTTCTTTCGTTGTGGTCCTGGACGACTTGCAGTGAAGAAATCGCATTTTCCATCAGGATCTGAAGCGGGGCGTCTTTCTTTTTCTGGTTGAAAAGGAAGATTTTGTTTCCGCTAGCGACGGCGGTAATGGAATCTGTGCTAAGCAGGTGCGAAACCTGTCCCGGAATCTTGCGGGTAGAGTTCTCCTGGGTCTGTCCGGTTTCGTTGTCGAGAGAAACCATTTCTCCTTCCAGGTTGCAGGCGTAAATGGTTTTGTCTGATTTGGAATGCAAGAAGGGAACTGAGAAAATCTTTCTGGACCAGGCGAGCTTATTGTCCGATTTCAGAATTTTGAGCAAGAATCCGTTCCAAGTAGAAATGTAGATGGCGTCCTCGGTGATGTTCATTTTGAAAGCCTTGCCGGGGAGCTGCAGCATAATGGGGGCGGAATCCTTGTTCAGGTCGTAAATGGCGATGTTGTAGCCCGTCGCAATAACCAAGGTGTTTTCGTCGTTTTCGATGACGGGGCTGTTGTCGAGAGCTCCGATGTACTTGGTCCAGCGAAGCTCCCCTGATTCGGCGTTAATGCAGAGAAGCCTATCTGCGGCGGGGTCAATCGTGTACAGGTATTTCTTGTTGCTGAAAAATTGGGGGTAGCGAGTCTTCGGGGAAATCGGAAGCAGGGCGACGAATTTGGCTCCAATGGCTTTGCCGTAACGGTTTAAAATCAGCTGGGTTGTCTGCGGGTTGCTTCCTGAAAGACGAACTGCTTCGGACCAAGCCTTTTGTTTGTCGCGCTCGTTGCCTTTATTCTGCTCCAAATAAAGGGCCTTGAAGAACCAACCTTCGGCGTTTCCGGGTTCCAGCTTGAACAGGGAATCCAAAACCGGCGGCAGGTCTTCCCATTCTTCGTGCTCGGTAATGTCGGCAGCCTGTCTTGCAAGAATTTCGGAAAGCAGAACCTTTTTGCCATAGTAATGCGGCGAGAGAGACACCAACTTTCGGTCGCCGAAATACAA
Protein-coding regions in this window:
- a CDS encoding ABC transporter substrate-binding protein, giving the protein MATTLGALFLVACNEESKATPEKVESEYNRSETLYIGGFDWAPPSTFNPLDYDPNFPIDGNCRITYEALLAYNQLSGELEPMLADSYTSSEDKITVHLDPKAKWSNGKPVTVSDVLYTFKIDSILPTPRHGNWEFLSEITDDGDNNISFHFGKNKNPLIILNALAETSILPKTVFEPLVQGAKSGKKYDMSHITAFKNDSMPIVSGPYNIKTYSPEQIVLERNDKYWGNYKHNGKKPSPKYIIHSLYNGNNHFNSAMTKGNLDISSVFLPRIWDKAKDSIRAWSRNEPYHLPGSITTLLIAHQSAPFNDVALRRAMMHAINFEKIKARAVSNYTPVIQPGFILPFGTESKFFNKEDADKYGYAYDIEKAKSILTAAGYSWDESGKLIDKKKQPVRNFTIECPQGWTDWEDAIKVIVESLHEIGLTAEEKFVDYSVWDKNLRLGTFDLAMKTQTAELSAASPWNRFDQVMGSVSFKEIGEEAFANQGRYKNEEADKLLQKIPALTNEKDLITAYRELNRIFMETIPVIPVMYRPTQYYQFSTKHWTNFPTEEDPYAPPQSLVVAAGVKALWKITPIAVPAK